The following are from one region of the Marinomonas sp. CT5 genome:
- a CDS encoding MFS transporter, whose protein sequence is MIEVGSRAFWRGTVALIIGSFMIFANVYVTQPLLPMIASEFSISPLQASGSFTITTLTLGISLLFYGPISDAIGRKGIMVMTMVGITLTTFCLSLVQSYEALLALRGLQGFFLAGLPAIAVAYLGDEYTPEALMVAVGLYISGNTLGGIGGRLIGGFVGEWLGRSATFGVMSAISLFCLLAFYLLLPKSQHFEAKPLRVGHILMNMKSHLQNRRLLTSYFIGGFSFFIFINQYSYVTFVLEAEPYNLTAKYVGLLFLTYLSGTLGSAISGKLAKRWSQPNIMVLGTCIFMFGSLVTLGNSLLAIIAGLLINSFGFFLCHSTASGFVSRNAKHAKASASSLYLVFYYLGASLGGFYLDPFWQADGWTGVIIGSWLVLGLVMLAGISLIRQNQRLNKLSSDTV, encoded by the coding sequence GTGATAGAAGTAGGTAGTCGTGCTTTTTGGCGGGGAACCGTGGCGCTGATCATTGGTTCATTTATGATTTTTGCCAATGTGTATGTCACTCAGCCATTGTTACCAATGATTGCTAGTGAGTTTTCTATTTCTCCATTACAAGCCAGTGGCAGCTTTACGATCACCACACTGACATTGGGCATCTCCTTGCTTTTCTATGGTCCTATTTCCGACGCAATAGGGCGTAAAGGCATTATGGTTATGACCATGGTTGGTATTACGCTCACCACCTTTTGTTTGTCTTTGGTGCAAAGCTATGAAGCCTTGTTGGCACTTCGCGGTTTACAAGGTTTTTTCTTAGCCGGATTACCTGCTATTGCCGTGGCGTATTTGGGGGATGAATACACACCAGAAGCCTTGATGGTAGCCGTTGGCTTATACATTAGCGGCAACACTCTAGGTGGCATTGGTGGGCGTCTTATTGGTGGTTTTGTTGGTGAATGGTTAGGGCGTTCCGCAACCTTTGGTGTGATGAGTGCTATTAGTCTGTTTTGCTTATTGGCTTTTTATCTTCTATTACCCAAATCCCAACACTTTGAAGCGAAGCCGTTGCGGGTGGGTCATATATTGATGAACATGAAAAGTCATTTGCAGAATCGTCGCCTGTTAACCAGTTACTTTATTGGCGGTTTTAGTTTCTTCATTTTTATTAACCAATACAGCTACGTAACCTTCGTTTTAGAAGCCGAGCCGTATAATCTCACTGCGAAATACGTGGGCTTGCTCTTCTTAACTTACCTGTCTGGTACATTAGGATCAGCGATTTCCGGCAAGCTTGCCAAACGCTGGAGTCAGCCGAATATTATGGTGCTGGGGACTTGTATCTTTATGTTCGGTTCTTTGGTGACATTGGGGAATTCATTATTAGCGATTATTGCTGGCTTGTTGATAAACAGCTTTGGCTTTTTTCTATGTCATTCCACCGCCAGCGGATTTGTGAGTCGTAATGCCAAACACGCCAAAGCCAGCGCATCGTCTTTGTACTTGGTGTTTTATTATTTAGGTGCCAGCCTTGGCGGTTTTTATCTTGACCCTTTTTGGCAAGCTGACGGTTGGACGGGCGTGATTATCGGCTCTTGGTTGGTCTTGGGTCTGGTGATGCTGGCCGGTATTAGCTTGATTCGACAAAACCAACGTTTGAATAAACTAAGCTCCGACACGGTTTAG
- a CDS encoding FUSC family protein — MYLLNNVFIQFKALFAWSDVKRPWHLAVLAALCVGIPALIGAATDQFAVATLSSLGAMIILYLPKTRTAHRMVTLGMCTFGFMVCFAVGSLSSFNHYVAALALGILSFGAIVITRYYRLAPPGSFFFILVSALAIYLPFDLSRWSSNIGMVALGGMLSCGLAFIYSLMTGANDLPTTKVETDPQVNAIILEGALVAFFIAFAYLIAVLLALPNALWVPISCAAILQGATYRMIWHRNVHRIVGTAIGMGVAWCLFSLHPNYWVLALSMIFFQFVVELLIVKNYGAAVIFITPLTVIMAEITSADMSTEVLLEHRLVDIFIGSSIGILGGTIFHRTSLLKSIESRMNARSSLSGRKPS; from the coding sequence ATGTATTTGTTGAACAATGTATTTATCCAGTTCAAGGCGCTTTTTGCCTGGAGTGATGTAAAGCGTCCTTGGCATCTTGCTGTTCTTGCGGCTCTTTGTGTTGGCATTCCTGCGTTGATCGGCGCGGCAACTGATCAATTTGCTGTGGCTACTCTGTCAAGCCTAGGAGCCATGATCATTTTATATTTGCCCAAAACGCGTACAGCACACCGTATGGTAACCCTTGGTATGTGTACATTTGGTTTCATGGTGTGTTTTGCCGTTGGTTCTCTTTCTAGTTTTAATCATTATGTTGCCGCTTTGGCGTTAGGGATATTGTCATTTGGGGCGATTGTCATTACTCGGTATTACCGTTTAGCTCCTCCTGGCAGTTTCTTTTTTATACTTGTTTCGGCTTTGGCAATTTATTTACCCTTTGATTTAAGTCGATGGTCATCGAATATCGGCATGGTGGCTTTAGGAGGGATGCTGTCTTGTGGTCTTGCTTTTATTTATAGCCTAATGACCGGAGCAAATGATTTACCGACAACTAAAGTAGAAACAGACCCTCAAGTAAATGCCATTATTTTAGAAGGGGCGTTGGTCGCTTTTTTTATTGCATTTGCTTATCTCATTGCTGTTTTATTAGCATTGCCTAATGCGCTTTGGGTGCCTATTTCTTGTGCGGCTATTTTGCAAGGTGCTACGTATCGAATGATTTGGCACCGAAATGTTCACCGCATCGTTGGGACGGCAATTGGCATGGGTGTCGCTTGGTGTTTATTCTCTCTTCATCCTAATTATTGGGTGCTGGCATTGAGCATGATCTTCTTTCAATTTGTCGTGGAATTGTTGATCGTAAAAAACTACGGCGCAGCGGTGATTTTTATTACGCCTTTAACCGTTATTATGGCTGAAATTACCAGTGCTGATATGAGTACCGAGGTATTACTGGAACATCGGCTGGTGGATATTTTCATCGGTAGCTCGATTGGCATTTTAGGCGGAACCATTTTTCATCGAACTTCTTTACTTAAAAGTATTGAGTCGAGAATGAATGCACGTAGCTCATTATCTGGGCGTAAACCTTCTTAG
- a CDS encoding LysR family transcriptional regulator — translation MDIKPLRYFIAIAKTESFTKAAQQLGVAQPAVSMAIKKLEADLGLTLVHRADRNIGLTDEGKKLLIHAEKIIQATDDALLEMSELKGLSQGEVRVGIPSMLGSYYFPPILMAFRHKYPTITLKVIEGGTWQLQKMLENGELDLSVIVAETLPDGLETQALIREEMLVTIATDHPFSQLDKISPDAFFDEELVMFKEGYFHRRIVDKLAKQSKRTPKIGFETNLIPLIKSITKQGFGISTLLAMVIEENDELITRPFDPPIWLDLGIAWRKDSYLSRANRAFLEFVNEHGQYKRHP, via the coding sequence ATGGACATTAAGCCGCTGCGCTATTTTATAGCCATTGCCAAAACAGAAAGTTTTACCAAAGCCGCACAACAACTGGGTGTAGCACAGCCAGCCGTAAGTATGGCGATAAAGAAACTAGAGGCAGATTTGGGTTTAACTTTAGTCCACCGAGCAGATAGAAACATAGGTTTGACCGACGAAGGTAAGAAGCTGCTGATTCATGCTGAAAAAATCATCCAAGCCACCGACGATGCTCTGCTCGAAATGAGTGAACTGAAAGGTTTAAGCCAAGGTGAAGTTCGGGTCGGCATTCCCAGTATGCTAGGGTCTTATTACTTCCCTCCTATCTTAATGGCATTTCGACACAAATACCCAACCATTACCTTAAAAGTCATAGAAGGTGGTACTTGGCAACTTCAAAAAATGCTCGAAAATGGTGAACTGGATCTCAGTGTGATTGTTGCGGAGACCCTCCCTGATGGCTTGGAAACGCAAGCGCTGATTCGAGAAGAAATGCTCGTCACCATTGCGACGGATCACCCTTTTAGTCAACTAGATAAAATCTCTCCTGATGCCTTTTTCGACGAAGAGCTGGTGATGTTTAAAGAAGGCTATTTTCATCGCCGCATTGTCGACAAGCTAGCAAAACAGAGTAAAAGAACCCCCAAAATTGGTTTTGAAACCAACCTAATTCCGCTCATCAAATCCATTACTAAACAAGGGTTCGGCATTTCTACCCTACTTGCTATGGTTATTGAAGAGAACGATGAATTGATTACTCGTCCCTTTGATCCGCCAATATGGCTAGACCTTGGCATTGCATGGCGCAAAGACAGCTATTTATCTCGAGCAAATCGGGCGTTTTTGGAATTTGTTAACGAGCATGGACAATACAAACGTCATCCATAA
- a CDS encoding methyl-accepting chemotaxis protein, with amino-acid sequence MHLSLQTKITLQSIIVAIIIATGVGGVSFYAFQSDSNTRIQSQASSQANAISTYIHSWSDDRMSAMLATKQKLESSLQATPDLNEKEVLNILQQAQSSLNFGMTFLGLENGAMYRHDPSLNSADYDPRKRSWYIDAKAKNKAYVTAPYISASTKKLSMTFVQPITINGKFVGAIGGLVFLDSILDSILAMKVAGDGYSVLFDGNGKIIAHPNTDLILKDATELSPELNNKFFQGIRNQAQFTELTLDGRDTDMYASNIKGSPWVLGLIMNKDVLNAPLINMGTNILIAVFILLSIAIIGVIQVTRFLLKDLRRVSDSMAQIAQGNGDLTQRLTASSKDEIAVLVDNFNKFVALLHHTVSHLKKIGHDLEGQAIAAHDSSQNSSLKLEEQQHNISMVATAIHEMAQATQEIAGNATNTAINADETVAASNIGQTQVLKSQESIRILAADIQDVANVIHDLSDNADGINTILTTISGIAEQTNLLALNAAIEAARAGEQGRGFAVVADEVRVLSQRTYSSIEEIQKMIESLQNITRDAVSKIQLSHTRANSSVEDVNQAKESLDKIQQSVHTINDRAAQIATATEEQTSVTAEVNQNTTEIQQGSMELVELATESAARAEELKLLAEDLTKNINHFRT; translated from the coding sequence ATGCACCTTTCCTTACAAACTAAGATAACGCTTCAATCCATCATAGTCGCAATAATCATTGCGACTGGCGTTGGAGGCGTGTCTTTTTATGCTTTTCAATCCGACAGTAACACTCGAATACAATCACAAGCCAGCTCACAAGCGAATGCGATCTCGACCTATATTCACAGTTGGTCGGATGATCGAATGAGTGCCATGCTGGCGACCAAACAAAAGTTAGAGTCTTCTTTACAAGCAACTCCAGACCTAAACGAAAAAGAAGTTCTCAATATTCTTCAGCAAGCCCAAAGTAGCTTGAACTTTGGCATGACCTTTTTAGGTTTAGAAAATGGCGCTATGTATCGTCATGATCCTTCACTAAACAGCGCAGATTACGACCCTCGTAAACGCAGCTGGTATATTGACGCTAAAGCTAAAAATAAGGCTTATGTGACAGCGCCATACATTTCAGCTTCAACTAAGAAACTGTCCATGACGTTTGTCCAACCCATTACCATTAATGGCAAATTTGTTGGCGCTATTGGTGGTCTCGTCTTTTTAGACAGCATTCTAGACAGTATTTTAGCGATGAAAGTAGCGGGTGATGGCTATAGCGTATTATTTGATGGTAATGGCAAAATCATTGCTCATCCAAACACCGACCTTATTCTAAAAGACGCAACCGAACTATCGCCTGAACTGAATAACAAGTTCTTTCAGGGTATCCGAAATCAAGCCCAATTTACCGAGCTAACATTAGACGGTAGAGACACAGACATGTACGCCAGTAATATCAAAGGCAGCCCTTGGGTGTTAGGGTTAATAATGAACAAAGACGTGCTCAATGCGCCTCTCATTAATATGGGCACAAATATTCTTATCGCAGTGTTTATTTTGCTTTCCATCGCAATAATAGGGGTGATTCAAGTCACACGATTTTTACTGAAGGATTTACGCCGCGTATCTGACAGTATGGCGCAAATTGCACAAGGTAATGGCGATTTAACACAGAGATTAACCGCCAGTTCTAAAGATGAAATAGCCGTTTTGGTCGATAACTTTAATAAGTTCGTGGCATTGCTGCACCACACAGTGTCGCATCTTAAAAAGATTGGACACGATCTGGAAGGACAAGCCATTGCAGCACACGACTCGTCGCAGAACAGCTCTTTAAAACTTGAAGAGCAACAACATAATATTTCTATGGTTGCCACCGCTATCCATGAAATGGCACAAGCAACACAAGAAATTGCAGGCAACGCAACCAATACAGCAATCAACGCTGATGAAACCGTCGCTGCCAGCAACATAGGCCAAACTCAGGTACTAAAAAGCCAAGAAAGTATTCGAATTTTGGCGGCCGATATCCAAGATGTTGCTAATGTCATTCACGACCTCAGCGACAACGCCGATGGCATTAACACCATATTAACGACCATTTCTGGCATTGCTGAGCAAACAAACTTGTTAGCACTGAATGCAGCAATTGAAGCAGCTCGCGCTGGTGAACAAGGTCGTGGCTTTGCCGTGGTTGCCGATGAAGTTCGAGTGTTGTCGCAGCGAACTTACAGTTCCATTGAAGAGATCCAAAAGATGATTGAGTCTCTGCAAAATATAACCAGAGATGCGGTGAGCAAAATCCAACTAAGCCATACTAGGGCGAATAGCAGTGTCGAAGATGTTAATCAAGCTAAAGAAAGCCTTGATAAGATCCAGCAGTCTGTTCACACAATAAACGATCGTGCGGCGCAAATCGCAACCGCCACAGAAGAGCAAACCAGTGTTACTGCAGAAGTAAACCAAAACACTACAGAAATACAGCAAGGTTCAATGGAATTAGTCGAGCTTGCCACCGAAAGTGCGGCTCGTGCAGAGGAACTAAAATTACTGGCAGAAGATTTAACCAAGAACATCAATCATTTTAGAACCTAA
- a CDS encoding energy-coupling factor ABC transporter permease produces the protein MHIEPGVVDGAKIVLSYATALAAFGFSAKASIEMIKKNGLMSLIGRTVLTSLFVFAFFELLPHHAVGVSEVHLILGSTLFLIFGPAAASLGLILGLLTQGVFFAQFDLPQYGMNVTTLLLPLFAMSAVARRTIADNTAYVDISYKQALQLSLTYQGGIVAWVAFWAFYGQGFGAENLASVATFGMAYLSVVLIEPVLDLAVLAGAKSLHRFKHSSLFEARLFH, from the coding sequence GTGCATATTGAACCTGGCGTCGTGGATGGCGCAAAAATTGTTTTAAGTTACGCTACAGCGTTAGCGGCGTTTGGTTTTTCCGCCAAAGCCTCTATCGAGATGATCAAAAAGAACGGCCTAATGTCTTTAATCGGCCGCACTGTTTTAACCTCGTTGTTTGTTTTTGCCTTTTTTGAGCTCTTACCCCATCACGCCGTCGGTGTTTCGGAAGTTCACCTTATATTAGGCTCAACGCTGTTTTTGATTTTTGGTCCTGCGGCTGCGTCTCTTGGCTTGATATTAGGCTTGTTAACGCAAGGCGTGTTCTTTGCTCAGTTTGATTTGCCACAATATGGCATGAACGTGACGACCTTGTTGTTACCTTTGTTTGCCATGTCGGCGGTAGCTCGTCGAACCATTGCGGATAATACCGCTTATGTTGATATTAGTTACAAGCAAGCATTACAACTGTCTTTAACCTACCAAGGTGGCATTGTCGCTTGGGTGGCTTTTTGGGCATTTTATGGACAAGGTTTTGGGGCCGAAAACCTAGCTTCTGTGGCAACCTTTGGTATGGCGTATTTGAGTGTTGTGCTGATTGAACCTGTGTTAGACCTTGCTGTACTCGCTGGTGCCAAAAGCCTGCATCGTTTTAAACATTCGTCTTTATTTGAAGCGCGTTTGTTCCATTAA
- the yegD gene encoding molecular chaperone gives MICGFDYGTSNCALGIVQDSAVRLVALEGEHTFLPSTLYALDRDLITEAVGRGLQDIHSRQAFADLRKNVLARAKRARYEEDIADEDQTLFFGRAAFEEYFQWPEEGYFVKSPKSFLGGTGLRDQHIHFFEDVVTVMMQNIKQRAEQSLGAEITHTVIGRPVNFQGLDAEASNRQALEILTTAGKRAGFKEIEFLYEPIAAGLDFEVKLSENKTVLVVDIGGGTTDCAMVRMGPDYLDKEDRRNDFLAHTGERVGGNDLDIQIAGKHFMPLFGMGSLLKTGLPMPTQLYWNAVTTNDVSAIATFNSMETLNQMAQLRLDAAEPKLIERFIRLREEKHNYHLVRNAEEAKIALSDVEHYTAALEYIESGLNTSIHREELAHSIFSPLEKMIQLMTSAIEQAGEKPDLIYMTGGSAKSPVIRDAIQRHIGDIPVLDGDHFGSVAAGLTVWSERIFR, from the coding sequence ATGATTTGTGGATTTGATTACGGAACATCAAATTGTGCATTAGGTATCGTTCAGGACTCTGCTGTACGTTTGGTCGCCTTAGAAGGCGAGCATACTTTTTTACCCTCAACATTATACGCTTTGGATCGCGACTTAATTACTGAAGCGGTTGGTAGAGGGCTTCAAGATATTCATTCTAGACAAGCTTTTGCTGATTTGCGTAAGAATGTTTTGGCGCGTGCTAAACGAGCCCGTTATGAAGAAGACATAGCAGACGAAGATCAAACCTTATTTTTTGGTCGTGCTGCATTTGAAGAATATTTTCAGTGGCCAGAAGAAGGCTACTTTGTGAAATCCCCTAAATCGTTTTTAGGCGGCACAGGGTTACGTGATCAGCACATTCATTTTTTCGAAGATGTGGTGACTGTCATGATGCAGAACATCAAACAGCGTGCCGAACAAAGTTTGGGCGCAGAAATAACCCATACCGTTATTGGTCGCCCTGTAAACTTCCAAGGTCTTGATGCTGAAGCCAGTAATCGCCAAGCTTTAGAGATCCTAACCACGGCTGGCAAACGCGCTGGTTTTAAAGAAATTGAGTTTCTGTATGAGCCAATCGCGGCTGGCTTGGATTTTGAAGTGAAGCTTAGCGAAAATAAAACCGTTTTGGTTGTGGATATCGGTGGTGGTACAACAGACTGCGCTATGGTTCGTATGGGGCCAGATTATCTTGATAAAGAAGACCGTCGAAATGATTTCTTAGCCCATACTGGGGAGCGTGTTGGCGGTAATGATTTGGATATTCAAATCGCAGGTAAGCATTTTATGCCCTTGTTTGGTATGGGGTCCCTGCTAAAAACTGGGCTACCAATGCCCACACAATTGTATTGGAATGCGGTGACAACGAATGATGTGTCTGCCATTGCCACTTTCAATAGTATGGAGACACTGAATCAAATGGCGCAACTGCGTTTAGATGCGGCTGAACCTAAGTTAATTGAGCGTTTTATAAGATTGCGAGAAGAAAAGCATAATTACCATCTGGTTCGAAATGCAGAAGAAGCAAAAATCGCTTTATCGGATGTTGAGCACTATACCGCTGCGCTTGAATACATTGAATCGGGGTTAAATACCTCAATTCATCGTGAGGAGTTGGCCCATTCTATTTTCTCGCCTCTAGAGAAAATGATTCAGCTAATGACTTCGGCGATTGAGCAGGCGGGTGAAAAACCAGACCTTATCTATATGACGGGGGGCTCGGCTAAATCCCCAGTGATTCGTGATGCGATTCAGCGGCATATTGGTGATATTCCTGTTTTAGATGGTGATCACTTTGGAAGCGTTGCTGCAGGTTTAACCGTTTGGTCCGAGCGGATTTTTAGATAA
- a CDS encoding DUF3237 family protein: MFKAIPTIALCSLSLFSSFSALAADTNPNRDDRFETKFVYESRVTIDKINRVSVGQSKYGDRGIVWITGGEFEGPSIKGKVISGGGDWQLLRPDGSKELDAKYALETDDGFTILVQNKVTISPAPTKENPKNRYAKSVLSFEAPIGSPYEWMNKSIFLGTLDRAANYNEDPAVIIRVWQLL; the protein is encoded by the coding sequence ATGTTTAAAGCCATCCCCACTATCGCGTTGTGTTCCCTCTCTTTATTCAGCAGTTTTAGTGCACTCGCCGCCGATACTAACCCCAACAGAGACGATCGTTTCGAAACTAAGTTTGTCTATGAATCCCGCGTAACAATAGACAAAATAAATCGCGTCTCGGTTGGGCAAAGTAAATACGGCGATCGGGGCATTGTTTGGATTACAGGGGGGGAGTTTGAAGGTCCATCAATCAAGGGCAAAGTCATTTCAGGTGGCGGTGACTGGCAATTACTACGACCTGACGGTAGTAAAGAATTAGACGCTAAATACGCTCTTGAAACCGATGATGGTTTCACTATCTTGGTTCAAAACAAGGTAACCATTAGCCCAGCTCCAACCAAAGAGAACCCCAAAAACCGTTATGCTAAGAGTGTATTAAGCTTCGAAGCTCCCATTGGCAGCCCTTACGAATGGATGAATAAATCCATTTTTCTAGGCACTTTAGACAGAGCGGCTAACTATAATGAAGACCCCGCTGTGATCATTCGCGTGTGGCAATTACTTTAA
- a CDS encoding NnrU family protein — translation MLILVMGLVIFFFAHSIRLVAPKWREKSMATHGAMRWKMRFGMVTLLAAALIIMGYMQARLEPVWLWFPPVWTRHLAGLLVLVALFFAGSALVPNTTMKKKVGYPMLIAVKIWAFAHLISNGTLADMILFGSFLVWSIVSFAVYRRRDRKAGIVREQETGVQYDLAAFTFAMVSWFAIAFYLHQAIIGVSPLV, via the coding sequence ATGTTGATTTTGGTAATGGGGTTGGTAATTTTCTTTTTTGCGCATTCGATTCGTTTAGTTGCACCTAAGTGGCGTGAAAAAAGTATGGCCACTCATGGTGCGATGCGTTGGAAGATGCGCTTTGGTATGGTCACTCTACTAGCGGCCGCATTGATTATTATGGGGTATATGCAAGCTCGCCTTGAACCTGTCTGGTTATGGTTTCCACCCGTTTGGACTCGCCATCTGGCTGGTTTGCTTGTATTGGTGGCACTTTTCTTTGCTGGTTCTGCTCTAGTGCCAAATACCACGATGAAAAAGAAAGTGGGCTACCCAATGTTAATTGCGGTGAAGATTTGGGCATTTGCGCATTTGATCAGTAATGGTACTTTGGCCGATATGATTCTTTTCGGCAGCTTCTTGGTTTGGTCTATTGTGAGCTTTGCTGTTTATCGTCGACGTGATCGAAAAGCTGGTATTGTGCGCGAGCAGGAGACTGGTGTTCAGTATGATTTGGCTGCTTTCACCTTTGCTATGGTTTCTTGGTTTGCGATTGCCTTTTATCTTCATCAGGCGATTATCGGTGTTTCACCATTAGTTTAA
- a CDS encoding molecular chaperone HscC — MKIGIDLGTTHSVVGVWKDGSVQLIPDMEGNILVPSAVGISEDNYILVGQAARDRLATNPDQTVTEFKRFMGTDKTFWLNDQEYSAIELSAILLKSLKEQAEQYLEEPVYEAVISVPAYFNNKQRQATQQAASLAGLDVERLLNEPTAAALAYGLDNQDSEQTYLVLDLGGGTFDVSVIEVFNEIFEIHASSGDNYLGGNDFTNVIQKDVYQKHNVQRGFLTGSEERNIWSLCDQLKRDLTEQSEASFEFQYKDEIYRYSLTNEDFRIISSELIERIKFPINRAMSDADLKVDEIDGLIFVGGATRMPIFQKQISHAFSRIPQTQYNPDHAIAIGAAIQAGMNERDKQLQDVIMTDVCPYTLGVEVSNKHGQSEFLPIIERNATIPVSETRSVYSAHPQQEKVLIKIYQGENYLPKDNVYMGDLEIDLEPLNKIQELYLTYTYDLNGVIEVEVTNVISGKKYRTYVGENSENMDENELRERFIRLNALKILPKDKLTNTAFKAKLERLFQESLGEKRHEVGEAIGQFLDVLETHDNHKIERMVERIKQYLNI; from the coding sequence ATGAAGATAGGGATTGATCTTGGGACAACCCATAGTGTCGTTGGTGTTTGGAAAGATGGTAGCGTTCAGTTAATACCCGATATGGAAGGCAACATACTTGTTCCATCAGCCGTGGGGATATCTGAAGACAATTATATCCTTGTTGGACAAGCTGCTAGAGACAGATTAGCAACAAATCCAGATCAAACCGTAACAGAATTTAAACGCTTCATGGGGACTGACAAAACTTTTTGGCTAAATGATCAAGAATACAGCGCCATTGAATTATCGGCTATTTTATTAAAAAGCCTGAAAGAACAAGCTGAGCAATATTTAGAAGAACCTGTCTATGAGGCCGTTATTTCAGTACCGGCTTATTTTAATAACAAACAGCGCCAAGCCACTCAACAAGCCGCATCACTTGCGGGACTAGATGTTGAACGATTGCTTAATGAACCAACCGCAGCGGCTTTAGCCTATGGGTTAGATAACCAAGACAGTGAGCAAACTTATTTAGTATTGGACCTAGGTGGTGGCACTTTTGATGTGTCGGTTATTGAAGTATTTAACGAAATTTTTGAGATACATGCTTCATCAGGTGATAACTACTTGGGGGGGAATGACTTTACCAATGTTATTCAAAAAGATGTGTATCAAAAGCATAATGTTCAGAGAGGATTTCTCACCGGAAGTGAAGAACGCAATATTTGGTCCTTATGTGATCAGCTGAAGCGCGATTTAACAGAGCAATCAGAAGCGAGCTTTGAATTTCAATATAAAGACGAAATATACCGATACTCTCTTACTAATGAAGATTTTCGTATTATTAGTTCAGAGTTAATAGAGCGAATTAAATTCCCTATTAACCGAGCCATGTCAGACGCGGACCTTAAAGTCGATGAGATAGATGGATTGATTTTTGTCGGTGGTGCGACCCGCATGCCGATTTTTCAAAAACAAATCAGTCATGCCTTTTCACGTATTCCTCAAACCCAATACAATCCAGACCATGCTATTGCCATTGGTGCGGCTATTCAGGCTGGTATGAATGAGCGTGATAAGCAGCTCCAAGATGTCATAATGACCGATGTTTGCCCATACACATTAGGTGTTGAGGTAAGTAATAAGCATGGTCAATCCGAGTTTTTACCCATCATAGAGCGTAATGCCACCATTCCTGTCAGTGAAACTCGTTCCGTTTACTCGGCTCATCCTCAACAAGAAAAAGTACTCATAAAGATCTATCAAGGTGAAAATTATTTGCCGAAAGATAATGTTTATATGGGCGACTTAGAAATTGACTTAGAGCCATTAAACAAAATACAAGAGCTGTATTTAACTTACACCTATGACCTAAACGGTGTGATTGAAGTGGAAGTGACCAATGTTATCAGTGGTAAAAAATACCGAACTTATGTGGGCGAAAACAGTGAAAACATGGATGAAAACGAACTGCGTGAGCGCTTTATAAGGCTGAATGCGTTAAAAATATTGCCGAAAGACAAGTTAACTAATACGGCTTTCAAGGCCAAACTTGAGCGGTTATTCCAAGAGAGTCTAGGAGAAAAAAGGCACGAAGTTGGTGAGGCCATAGGTCAATTTTTAGACGTATTGGAAACCCATGATAATCATAAAATCGAGCGAATGGTTGAGAGAATCAAACAATATCTTAACATTTAA
- a CDS encoding DUF1266 domain-containing protein: protein MSSENEILLPSEPLTAEQKSWLISLSSFLSLPNSYSLDSLENKSEKYTPEAIIAGNSKVLKNSYGINDKNEFIDTLDIFCGTARSQEFMYLMKEWAKPDLYAKRLFGNRHKYKGTEVEIASVWAEKYRTPLSHCGIQAFDIGRYAFLCRCAYTVSLITEEEAWAFLLRIGKITQERFTSWYEFATSYTVGRCIWLDINIDGIESTENTFDVLQKIQTESVELEAILADDEHPWSTLDWEISF from the coding sequence GTGAGTAGTGAAAATGAAATATTGCTTCCTAGCGAGCCGTTAACCGCCGAGCAAAAATCATGGCTAATTAGTCTTTCTTCTTTTCTTTCTCTGCCTAATAGCTATTCCTTAGACAGCTTGGAAAATAAGAGTGAAAAATACACCCCAGAAGCCATTATCGCTGGCAACTCAAAAGTGCTAAAAAACAGCTACGGAATTAATGACAAAAATGAGTTTATTGACACCTTAGATATTTTTTGTGGTACCGCTCGCAGCCAAGAATTTATGTATTTAATGAAAGAGTGGGCCAAACCTGATTTATATGCGAAACGGCTTTTTGGAAATCGTCATAAATACAAAGGTACAGAGGTGGAAATCGCGTCAGTCTGGGCTGAAAAGTACCGAACGCCATTGTCTCATTGTGGTATTCAAGCGTTTGATATTGGTCGATATGCCTTTCTGTGTCGCTGTGCTTACACCGTTAGCTTAATAACCGAAGAGGAAGCGTGGGCTTTTCTTCTGCGGATTGGGAAAATCACCCAAGAACGCTTCACCAGTTGGTACGAATTTGCCACCAGCTACACCGTAGGTCGCTGTATTTGGCTGGATATTAATATTGATGGCATAGAATCAACGGAAAACACTTTTGATGTTTTGCAAAAAATCCAAACAGAATCTGTGGAGTTAGAGGCAATTTTGGCCGATGATGAGCACCCTTGGAGTACACTGGATTGGGAAATCTCGTTCTAG